One Methylocystis iwaonis genomic window, ATGATCGGCACCTCCGTTGCGGCCGTAACGCTTACCGTCATGACGGCGATACTATTGTCGCGCAGCGCGCCGCTCACTTTCGCAGCCTATGCAGTGGCTCCGCTGATCTTGTGGAGCAACTGGCGTTTCGGCATGCGCATCCACCAGCGCGCGCTCGAGTCGAAGCAGATCGACGCCGATCTCACCGCGCATATCCAGCAGGCGATGTCGCGCGTGCCGCTGTCGCAGGCCTTCCGACGCGAGCCCTTCGAGTTCCGCCGCTTCGAGGACGCCGTCGCGCGCAGCGTAAAGGCGCTATTGCGACTGAACTGGCAGGAGCAGCTCTATCCGCTCGCGCGCGACATTATCCTCTCGATCGGCGGCGCGATCATTCTCGGCTATGGCGGTTGGCTCGTGTATCACGACCAGTTTCTCGCGCCGACGCCGGACGGCATGACGGTCGGGGCGCTGATCATTTTCATGGATTATTTGCGTAAGCTTTGGGACCCTCTGAAATGGCTCGCCGAGTTTTTCTCGAAAATTCGCACATTCGAAGCCGCCGCACGGCGTGTGTTTTTCGTCCTGGACGAGCCTGAAGCGATCAAGGACAGGCCCGACGCGCAACCGCTGCCGCCGCGCCCGCGGCGTCTCTCTTTCGACCATGTTTCCTTCGCCTATCGGCGCGACTGCCCGGTGCTGTCGGACATCACGGCCACAGTCGCGCCGGGCGAGATGGTCGCTTTTGTTGGGCCGAGCGGCGTTGGCAAAAGCTCGCTGCTCAAATTGATGCTGCGTTTTCACGATCCGTCTCGCGGCGCCGTGCGGCTCGACGGCCTCGACATACGCCGAGCGCGTCTCGTCGATCTGCGCGCGCATTTCGCCTTCGTGACGCAAGACAATCTCGTGCTTCCGACAAGCGTCGCCGAGAACATCGCCTATGGAAGGCCGTCGGCGAGCAACGCGGATATCGAAGACGCGGCGGCGCTCGCGGGCGCGACGGAGTTCATCGACGCGCTCCCGGAGGGTTACGACACAGTGCTCAGCGAAGGGGGCGCCAATCTCTCCGGCGGCCAACGACAGCGCCTCGCGATTGCAAGAGCGCTCGTGAGCCAAGCGCCCTTCCTCGTCCTCGACGAGCCGACGAGCGCGCTCGATCCCGAAAACGAGCTGCGGCTGATCGACACCCTGCACCGCCTCAAGAGACGTCGCACCGTCCTGCTCGTCACCCATCGGCTCGATTCAGTCGTGGACTGCGATCAGGTCTTTGCGATGCACGCCGGGCGGATCGTCGAAACTGGCACGCATGCGCAGCTTCTGGCGCAGGGCGGCGCCTATGCGCGGCTCTGGCGCCGGCAGACAGACGACAAGGCCGCTCGCCGCGCTAAACGCGGCGCCGGCGCTGGGCGCAAAGGCCGGGACGCCAAAGTTGCGACGGCCGAACAAGAAGTTGCTGCCAAAGTCTATAGAACTAGTTGACTATAGTCCGAATTGGCGCTAGCACTGCGTCAACATGGCTTTTTCAGAACGCGATCTGCGCGCTGACCAGCAAGGGGCCACGCATATGACGCTTCAGGATCTCACGCTTTTGCCGAAACCCCAGAGGACAGCCAGAAGCTCGACGTCGAAACCGCAAGCCGACGTCATCCAGGCCCTTATCCCCAAGGCCGAGGAGGCCGAGCATTTTCTGAAGGCGATCGCCAATGCGCATCGGCTCATGGTTTTGTGTGAGCTTCATAAGGGCGAGATTTGCGTCACAGATTTGCAGGAGGCCGTTGGGCTGAGCCAATCCGCGCTCTCGCAGCACCTCGCGAGATTGCGGCAAGACGGCCTTGTGACGACGCGGCGCGACTCTCGCACAATCTATTATTCGCTCGCGGACGAGCGCGTGCAACGCGTGATCGCGCTGCTGCACGACGTCTTTTGCGGGAGATAATTATGCAGGCGCGCGGCGACGCGACGCCGGACACTTAATCGCTTCTGCATCTCGCAGGCTTTTGTCATTCCCGGCTGGCTGAAAGCCAGACCGGGAATCCAGAGCCACAAGAACGCAGGTTTTGCTCTGGATTCCCGATCGCTCGCTTTGCGAGCGTCGGGAATGACAGCGAGCCGACCAGCGGATTTCGTATCAGTGATGGATGGGCGCCTTCAGCCCCTCGAGTTGCTCGAGCGACAAGCGGAAGAGTCCGCGTGCGCCGCAGCGCGTCTGGAACTTGTCTCCGGCGTGGGCGCAAAGCCGCTTGAACCATTCGTCCTTATCCATGAAGTCGGGGCATTCGGCGATTTCCCAAACCTTGCCGTCGGGCCGGAAGCGCACATGGATCAAAACAGTCGCGTCTTGAAGAGCGACGCCACTCGAAAAAGCGTTGGGTTGCTCTTCGGCCGGGGCGGCGCCGGGAAGCGTTTGCGTGGACTTCAAGGCGCGTTGTTCAACCAGATCGGTCATGGATCGTTCCGTCATGTAGGTTGCGCGCCGATGGTTTAAGAGAGCAGCGTCCGATCTTCTCTCCCGGCCCAGCTTTGGAGGCCGCCCGCCAGCGCTATATAGACACGCAACATAGTGGCGCATGTCCGAGATTTAGCCAAGCGGGCGGAGCGCTCAAATATTGAGCTTTTTATAATAGTTCCAAGAAGAAGCCGCGCCGGTCAATCGTGTAATCCCGGCGCTTCATAGCCCGCGCGCGCAACATATTCCGTATAGCCGCCATCATATTTGTGAACGCCCTCGGGCGTCAGCTCGAGAACGCGATTTGAAAGCGCCCCCAGGAAGCGGCGATCATGCGAGACGAACAGCATCGCGCCCTCATATTCGGCGAGCGCGGCGATGAGCATCTCTTTTGTCGCGAGATCGAGATGGTTCGTGGGCTCGTCGAGCACGAGGAAATTCGGCGGATCGTACAGCATCTTGGCCATGACGAGCCGCGCCTTCTCCCCGCCAGAGAGAAAATTGCACTTCTTCTCCGCGTCGTCGCCGGAAAAGCCGAAACAGCCGGCGAGCGTGCGCAGCGACCCCTGCCCCGCCTGCGGAAAAGTGTATTCCAGCTCCTCGAAAACCGTGCGGTCGCCGTCGAGAAGCTCCATGGCGTGCTGGGCGAAGTAACCCATTTTCACGCTGGCGCCGATCGTCACCGCGCCGTCGTCCGGCTGCGCCGCGCCTGCGATGAGTTTCAGAAGCGTCGACTTCCCCGCCCCGTTGACGCCCATCACGGCCCAGCGCTCCTTACGGCGCACCGCGAAATCGAGCCCTTCATAGATGCGCCGGCTGCCGTAGCTCTTGTGCACGCTCTTCAACGTCGCAACATCCTCTCCCGAGCGCGGCGCCGGCCGGAATTCGAAGAGAATGGTCTGGCGGCGCTTCGGCGGCTCGATCTTCTCGATCTTGTCGAGCTTCTTCACGCGGCTCTGCACCTGCGCCGCATGCGAGGCGCGCGCTTTAAAGCGCTCGATGAATTTGATCTCCTTGGCGAGCATCGCCTGCTGACGCTCGAATTGCGCCTGCTGCTGCTTTTCGTTGAGCGCACGCTGCTGCTCGTAGAACTCATAGTCGCCGGAATAGGTGTTCAGCGCGCCGCCGTCGATCTCAATGACCTTATCGACGATGCGATTCATGAATTCGCGATCATGCGAGGTCATGAGCAACGCGCCCTCGTAGCCTTTCAGAAACGCCTCGAGCCAGATGAGGCTTTCGATGTCGAGATGGTTGCTCGGCTCGTCGAGCAGCATGGCGTCCGGACGCATGAGCAGGATGCGGGCGAGCGCGACGCGCATCTTCCATCCGCCGGACAGCGCGCCGACGTCGCCGTCCATCATCTCCTGGCTGAAATTGAGGCCGGCGAGGACCTCGCGCGCGCGCCCGTCCAACGCATAGCCGTCGAGCTCCTCGAAGCGGCCCTGCACTTCCCCATAGCGTTCGATGATCGCGTCCATATCGTCGGCGCGGTCGGGATCGGCCATGGCGGCCTCGAGCTCCCGCAGCTCAGCGGCGACGATGCTGACGGGCCCCGCCCCGTCCATCACCTCGGCCACCGCGCTGCGGCCCGACATTTCGCCGACCTCCTGATTAAAATAGCCGATCGTCACGCCGCGATCGGTCGAGACCTGGCCTTCGTCCGGCAGCTCGCGGCCCGAGATCATCCGAAAGAGCGTCGTCTTGCCCGCGCCGTTCGGGCCGACGAGACCGGCTTTTTCCCCTTTCAGGAGCGCCGCGGACGCCTCGACGAAGAGAATCTGGGAGCCGTTCTGCTTACTGATGTTTTCCAGGCGAATCATAGGGGCCCTTGTCACGGAGGGAGCTGTGGCGACTTACGACGCCGCAGCCTTTCCGAATGAAAGCGGGCCCGTCAGAAGCTGGGAGCGCGGTTTTACGCCTAAAACCGCCGCCCCGGCGGCGCGGGATGGCAGGTCAGAACGGCGATCTCGTCGCCGTTATCGTATTTCATTTCGCCGCGCGCGACGTCAAGTGTGTTGCGCACATGCTGCTCGCGGCATTTTTTGGCGCCGTCCTCCATGCAGAGCCGATCCGTGCCGAAGGTGACGAGGCTCTTATCGAGGCCCATCACATAGACGACCTTCTCCTTGCGCCCGTATTTGTCCGGCCCCGAAATATAGGAGTCGCCCTGCTTATATTCCTCGGCGACGCCTTCGCCCCACATGATCTGCAAAAACTGCCGGTCGGTGTCGATATCGACCATCGCTGTCTGGTTCGACCGCGCGCAATCGAGATGAATTTCGGTGGCGCCAGCCGCCGCCGGGACGAGCGCACAGCAAATGGCGTAAGCGAAAGTCTTGCCCATCGCGATTTCCCCTCGCCGACCTATTTGCCTTCCAGATTTTGCTTCTGCTCCAGGCAGCCGTCGAGCTGCGCGCGGCTCAGCTCCCAATAGGAGGCGCCGCAGAGGGCCTGATAGCGGCTGCTGTTGAAGAAGGACCAGAGATTATAGGCGCCGAGAAGCAGCGCGAGAACGAATGCAACTTTCCAAATCGTGTTGAAGCGCGTGATCGGGTCGGCTTCTGGCTTCGTCATGACTGCCTCCATGGTCTCAATGTTAGGCGTCCGCGGCCGTCCGTCAATCCAGCGTCTGGCGGAAGCGCATGACGGCAATGCTCATTGCGACAAGCGCGAACAGCGCCAAAGCGCCGGCATCCGTCGCAAGATCGACGAAGCCCGAGCCTTTCAACATCACGGCGCGCACGATTCGCAGAAAATGAGTGAGCGGCAGCGCCTCGCCGATATATTGCGCCCAGACCGGCATGCCATAGAAGGGAAAGAGGAAGCCCGAGAGCAACATGCTCGGCAGGAAGAAAAAGAAGGTCATCTGAATCGCCTGGAGCTGATTCTCGGCGATGGTCGAAAGCGTGTAGCCCATCGACAGATTGGCGACGATGAAAAGCAGCGTCAGCGGCACGAGCACGAAGAGCGAGCCGACGATGGGCACTTGAAAGAGAAAGCGCGCAACGATCAGAATCGTCGCCATTTGGACGGCGCCAACCAAAACATAGGGCGTGATCTTGCCGAGCATGATTTCGACGGGCTTGACCGGCATGGCGAGCAGCGCTTCCATCGTCCCGCGCTCCGTCTCACGCGTGACGGACAGCGCCGTATAGATCAGCATCGTCATGGTGAGGATGGTGCCGATGAGCCCAGGCACAATATTGCGGCGCGCCTCGCCTGCCGGATTGTAGCGGCGCTGCACTTGCAAATCGAAGGGCGGCGCATTTTGAGCGAGTGACGCGAGCGGTCCGGTAAGCTCGCGATCGAGCGCTTGATTGGCGGCGCCGGCGGCCGCCGCAACGGCGCCGATGGTCGCCGTGGGGTCTGTGGCGTCGGCAATGACAAGGAGTGAAGGGCGTTCGCCGCGCACCAGCCGGCGCGAGAAATCCGGCGGGATCTGGATGACGAAGAGCGCGCGGTTGGAAAGGATCAACGCATCGGCGTCCTCCTCTCCCTTCGCGACATATTTGACGTCGAAATAGTCTGTCGCCCGCAAAGCGCCGAGGAGCGCGCGCGCAATCGGGCTGTCGTCGCTCATCAGCACTGCAGTAGGCAAATGCTTTGGGTCCGTGTTGATCGCAAAGCCGAAGAGCAGCAATTGCATGAGCGGAATGCCCACGATCATGCCGAGCGTCGGCCGATCGCGGCGGAGCTGGATGAACTCTTTCACGAACATGGCGACGAGCCGCTGCCAGGATTGCGCGAGGCGCCCCCGCCGCGCGGGCCGCGCATCCATGTGTCTCGGCGCTTGCGTCATTGGCCGTTCCGGTGGTTGCGCGTCATCAGATCGATGAAGACATCCTCCAGCGTCGGCTTGTCATGCGTCCAGCGATGGCTCGCGTTGGCGTAGCGCGCGGCGACCGCCTCCATCGCGCCGGCATCGCGACCGCCGACATGCAGGGCCGCGCCAAAACGCGCCACCATGTCGACGCCCGGCGCATGTTTCAATTCAGCGGCCAAAGCGTCGAGCCCTTCGCCGGTGACGACATAGGTCGTGAGCCCTGCGTTGCGGATAATGTCCTCGATCGTGCCCGAGACCAGCAGTTTCCCATCGAGAATATAAGCGATCTCGTGACAGCGCTCGGCCTCGTCCATGTAATGCGTCGAGACGAGCACGGTCAGGCCTTCATTGGCGAGATGGTGGATCTCGTCCCAGAAATCGCGGCGCGCTTTCGGATCGACGCCAGCCGTCGGCTCGTCCAGCAGAAGCAGCGACGGCCCCGGCAGAATGCAGGCGCCAAGCGCCAGCCGCTGCTTCCAGCCGCCGGAGAGCTCGCCCGCGAGCTGCCCCGCCCGCGCCGTGAGCCCAAGCCGCTCCAGCGCCGCCTGCGCCATGTCTTCCGGCGCTTCGAGACCATAGATGCGCGCGACGAATTCAAGGTTCTCACGGATGGTGAGGTCGCGATACAGCGAGAAGCCCTGGGTCATGTAGCCGACTTGGCGCTTGATCTCGTCCTGCTGCGTGCGGATGTCGAGGCCGAGGCAACGCCCCTCGCCGCCATCGGGCGTCAACAGGCCGCACAGCATGCGGATCGTCGTCGTCTTGCCGCTGCCATTGGGTCCGAGAAAGCCCTGTATGTGGCCACGCCGCACGCGCAGGGTGAAATTATCGACGACTTTCTTCTCCCCAAAGATTTTGGTGAGGCCCGAGACGTCGATCGCAATGTCGGGCGAGGCTGGTTCTGTCATCGGCCGCCTGCCTGTCAGTCGTCATGGCCGGGCTTGTCCCGGCCATCCACGCCCCGAAGCTGCAAAAACCTTGATGACATGGCGACCGCGCTGCGGCTGCCTCGCGTGGATGCCCGGCACAAGGCCGGGCATGACGCCGAGAGATTTCCGGCGATAACCAAAGACCGTTGCGGCTTTCTCACTTCCCCGCCTCCACCGCTTCCGCCAACGGCGTCACTGAAACCGGCATCCCCAATGGCAGCTCCCGCGCCTTCCCTTCGAGCCGCGCCTCCACTTTGAAAACGAGTTTCGCCCGCTCGACGTCGCTGAAAATCACCGGCGGCGTGTATTCCTGCCGGCTCGCGACGAAAGAAATGCGTCCGTAGAGATCGTCCGGACAGCCGTCGCATTGCACCCGCGCGCGCCCCCCAAGCCGGACGCCGGCGAGGCGCGGCTCCGGCACGTAGAACCGCACCTTGCGATTTTCCGGCGGCAGCAGCGCCACCACGGGTTGGCCGGCGTTCACCACTTCGCCGGGGCGAAAAAACACATCCTGCACCACCCCGCCGGCCGGCGCGACGACA contains:
- a CDS encoding ArsR/SmtB family transcription factor, with the protein product MTLQDLTLLPKPQRTARSSTSKPQADVIQALIPKAEEAEHFLKAIANAHRLMVLCELHKGEICVTDLQEAVGLSQSALSQHLARLRQDGLVTTRRDSRTIYYSLADERVQRVIALLHDVFCGR
- a CDS encoding ABC transporter ATP-binding protein — its product is MNPTDERLHAGAKRTVYERAFSYFSPNWPWIATLVFLIGVSVGVGLLEAWPLAVLVDSVLTTEPKGGWLHGYFLAVLPEDKPGQIVGLVIIGLSLQIIGYSAWMVRMMINFYLNYWGTTRVRADLFGKLQRLDLGYHQSRPLGDSIYRLTTDAFGPWGVVDIMIGTSVAAVTLTVMTAILLSRSAPLTFAAYAVAPLILWSNWRFGMRIHQRALESKQIDADLTAHIQQAMSRVPLSQAFRREPFEFRRFEDAVARSVKALLRLNWQEQLYPLARDIILSIGGAIILGYGGWLVYHDQFLAPTPDGMTVGALIIFMDYLRKLWDPLKWLAEFFSKIRTFEAAARRVFFVLDEPEAIKDRPDAQPLPPRPRRLSFDHVSFAYRRDCPVLSDITATVAPGEMVAFVGPSGVGKSSLLKLMLRFHDPSRGAVRLDGLDIRRARLVDLRAHFAFVTQDNLVLPTSVAENIAYGRPSASNADIEDAAALAGATEFIDALPEGYDTVLSEGGANLSGGQRQRLAIARALVSQAPFLVLDEPTSALDPENELRLIDTLHRLKRRRTVLLVTHRLDSVVDCDQVFAMHAGRIVETGTHAQLLAQGGAYARLWRRQTDDKAARRAKRGAGAGRKGRDAKVATAEQEVAAKVYRTS
- a CDS encoding ABC-F family ATP-binding cassette domain-containing protein → MIRLENISKQNGSQILFVEASAALLKGEKAGLVGPNGAGKTTLFRMISGRELPDEGQVSTDRGVTIGYFNQEVGEMSGRSAVAEVMDGAGPVSIVAAELRELEAAMADPDRADDMDAIIERYGEVQGRFEELDGYALDGRAREVLAGLNFSQEMMDGDVGALSGGWKMRVALARILLMRPDAMLLDEPSNHLDIESLIWLEAFLKGYEGALLMTSHDREFMNRIVDKVIEIDGGALNTYSGDYEFYEQQRALNEKQQQAQFERQQAMLAKEIKFIERFKARASHAAQVQSRVKKLDKIEKIEPPKRRQTILFEFRPAPRSGEDVATLKSVHKSYGSRRIYEGLDFAVRRKERWAVMGVNGAGKSTLLKLIAGAAQPDDGAVTIGASVKMGYFAQHAMELLDGDRTVFEELEYTFPQAGQGSLRTLAGCFGFSGDDAEKKCNFLSGGEKARLVMAKMLYDPPNFLVLDEPTNHLDLATKEMLIAALAEYEGAMLFVSHDRRFLGALSNRVLELTPEGVHKYDGGYTEYVARAGYEAPGLHD
- a CDS encoding ABC transporter permease, which codes for MDARPARRGRLAQSWQRLVAMFVKEFIQLRRDRPTLGMIVGIPLMQLLLFGFAINTDPKHLPTAVLMSDDSPIARALLGALRATDYFDVKYVAKGEEDADALILSNRALFVIQIPPDFSRRLVRGERPSLLVIADATDPTATIGAVAAAAGAANQALDRELTGPLASLAQNAPPFDLQVQRRYNPAGEARRNIVPGLIGTILTMTMLIYTALSVTRETERGTMEALLAMPVKPVEIMLGKITPYVLVGAVQMATILIVARFLFQVPIVGSLFVLVPLTLLFIVANLSMGYTLSTIAENQLQAIQMTFFFFLPSMLLSGFLFPFYGMPVWAQYIGEALPLTHFLRIVRAVMLKGSGFVDLATDAGALALFALVAMSIAVMRFRQTLD
- a CDS encoding ABC transporter ATP-binding protein — protein: MTEPASPDIAIDVSGLTKIFGEKKVVDNFTLRVRRGHIQGFLGPNGSGKTTTIRMLCGLLTPDGGEGRCLGLDIRTQQDEIKRQVGYMTQGFSLYRDLTIRENLEFVARIYGLEAPEDMAQAALERLGLTARAGQLAGELSGGWKQRLALGACILPGPSLLLLDEPTAGVDPKARRDFWDEIHHLANEGLTVLVSTHYMDEAERCHEIAYILDGKLLVSGTIEDIIRNAGLTTYVVTGEGLDALAAELKHAPGVDMVARFGAALHVGGRDAGAMEAVAARYANASHRWTHDKPTLEDVFIDLMTRNHRNGQ